In Antarcticibacterium arcticum, the genomic stretch ACCTGTAGAAAACTACGGGGTGAAGATTTTGTCTATTGGGTTTTTTACTCAACCAAATCAGGCAGTAGTATGGAGAGGACCTATGGCAGCAAAAGCATTGAACCAGATGATCTTTGATGCAGCCTGGGGCGAGCTGGATTTCATGTTAATAGACCTTCCTCCCGGAACAGGTGACATCCATCTTTCTATCATGCAATCTTTACCTATAACGGGATCTGTAATAGTGAGTACACCACAAAATGTAGCCCTTGCCGATGCTAAAAAAGGGGTTGCAATGTTTCAGCAGGAAAGCATCAATGTGCCGGTATTGGGAATAATTGAGAATATGGCATATTTCACGCCTGCGGAATTACCTGAAAATAAATACTATATCTTCGGAAAACACGGAGCTAAAAATCTCGCTGACGATCTTGGAATTCCGTTTCTGGGAGAACTTCCATTGGTGCAAAGCATCAGGGAGGCAGGAGATATAGGAAGGCCTGCAGCATTGCAGGTTGCCACTCCACTTGAAGCTGCTTTTGAAAAGATCACTCAAAATGTAGTTCAGGAAACTGTAAATAGAAACACAAGTCTGCCTCCAACTGAAGCCATAAAGATCACAACCATGGCAGGATGCAGTGCGGTTAAAAAGAAATAAATGACATCTGAAGAAATTAGGTTAAATGTGGAAAGGGCCCTAACAGAGATACGTCCTTTTTTACAAAGAGATGGGGGAGATATTTCCCTGGTCTCTATTGAAGATGACCGTTTGGTAAAGGTTCAGCTACTGGGTGCCTGTGTGGGCTGCCATGTGAATACCATGACCCTGAAATCTGGTGTTGAAATGACCATTAAGAGATATGTACCACAAATTGAAGAGGTGGTAAATGTTGAAAAGGGAAAATAGTTCGTATCTCCCAAATACAAAGTTAAAAGAATGATCAAAACAGATATTTTAATAATCGGCGCGGGACCTACAGGTTTATTCGCCGTTTTTGAAGCCGGTTTGTTAAAACTAAAATGCCACTTGATAGATGCTCTGCCACAACCCGGAGGCCAGTGTTCTGAGATCTATCCTAAAAAACCTATATATGATATTCCGGGTTTTCCTGAAGTTCTGGCAGGAGATCTTGTAACTAATCTCATGGAGCAAATAAAGCCCTTTGACCCCGGTTTCACACTTGGAGATAGAGCCGAAACTCTTGAGAAGCAGGATGACGGTAGTTTTATTGTAACTACCTCAAGAGGGGTTAAACATTATGCACCTGTCGTGGTAATTGCCGGCGGCCTGGGAAGTTTTGAACCAAGAAAACCACCTATACCCGTAATTTCCAATTATGAGGATAAGGGTGTGGCTTATATAATTCGTGACCCGGAAGTTTATCGTGATAAAACAGTAGTCATAGCGGGTGGGGGAGATTCTGCCCTGGATTGGTCTATTTTCCTTTCAGGAGTAGCCAGGGAAGTTTCACTGGTGCACCGCAGGAACGATTTCCGGGGTGCTTTGGATTCCGTAGAAAAAGTAGAAGAACTATCTAAAATAGGAAAGATCAATCTTATTACCGGGGCAGAAGTAGTAGATCTTAAAGGTGAAGATCACCTGGAGGCCGTTGTTATAAGACATAGTGGTGAAGCTTCTCATGAAGAGGTTAAGACTGTAGATCATTTTATTCCGCTTTTTGGTCTTTCTCCAAAACTTGGACCTATTGGTGACTGGGGTCTGGAAATTGAAAAAAACGCCATTAAGGTTGATAATTCCTATGATTATCAAACCAATATCCCGGGGGTTTATGCTATTGGAGATGTAAACACCTATCCAGGTAAGTTAAAGTTGATATTATGTGGTTTCCACGAAGCGGCCATAATGTGTCAGAGTGCCTATCAACGCATATTTCCCGAAAAGAGGTATGTAATGAAATATACCACCGTAAGCGGAATTGACGGTTTTGACGGGTCCAGGAAGGAAGCCAAAAGAGAAGTTGTAAAAAGCATTAATTAATAATAAACCTTACAGGAGTTGACAACCTGTGAGGTTTTGATTACCCCCAAATCATATGTCTGATATTAAGATCACCATTATTGACCGGGAAGGGGAAGCACACCTAGTAGATGCTCCTACAGATATGAATATGAATCTCATGGAGGTGATTCGCGCTCACGAGCTTGCACCTGAAGGGACTTTGGGGATTTGTGGCGGAATGGCCATGTGTGCCTCCTGCCAGTGTTATATGCTGAGTCATGATCATTTGCTTCCTGAAAAGAAATATGAAGAGGAAGATATGCTGGACCAGGCATTTTTTGTTCAGGAAAACAGCAGGCTTAGTTGCCAGATCTTCATAAATAAGGAACTGGAAGGCCTAGAAGTTAAGATTGCCCCGGAAGCTACCTAACACCGGTGCTCTATCTGCATAAATTTAAGCTAATGATGATGGGAGGAGAAATCAAAATATGCAATGTTCTTATCTTTTACTCAAAAAAGTCAAAGGACTATCTTCTATTGGATGGGGTGGTTTCCAAGGAGTCCAAAGCCCTTAAAAGTGAGTGCTGTGAAAAATATAAAAAGGGCAAACGCTGTAAGCGATGCCCTTGTTTTGACCTGTTATAATTAGTAGTATTATTGGTAGGATATTAGTTTTTGAGGTCCAGCCAAAATTACCCTTATGGCTTTTAGATACCCTTCTTCTGTAGTTGCAATTTCCCATTTGACCAGCGAAATTTCCCCGTTTTCTATTTCAAGACCGGTTATAGCGCGGGGGTGAACACAACTACCGTCGTTAAAGTAAGGTATTTGGCCGGGACTTGGGAATCTTGGCCTATGTGTATGACCGGTTATGGTAAAGCGGTTATTGTTAGAAATTATCCACTTTTTCGTACGCCTCTCTACTTTGTTTAATTCTATATTATTCCTTGCGGGACTTGTTGGGTCCCCAATGCCGAATATTTGAAGCTGCCGCCATAAAACCCTCACCATAAACCTATCAACTTTCCACAAATAATAGGATAATCCATCGGCCTGGTGACCGTGTACCATAAATAATTCCTGCTTTGTTTCCTCATGCGTCAATACCAGGGCTTCAGGAAAGGTGATTCCCGGGAAGAGGGGCTTTTCTTCTTCCGTTGCCGTATCTATATAGGAATACAGATGTTTTTCAACGTAATCCTGATTGGCATATACCATATCGTGATTACCCAGGATGCGGTGAAGTCTCCCTTCAGAATAAAATAATTTTAGAAGCTGGTACACATTTTTATGCGCTTCAAAAATAGATTCAAAAGTGAGGTTTTCCCATAATTCATCTCCATCACCTAATTCACAGTAAGTAAAACCGTGTTTGTAATAATGCCTTAGGGCATGAAAATAGCTGTTCTTATTTTTCGCAAAATCATCGGCGAAGCTATTATTACCCCTATGGCAGTCACTGAATATTATAAATTTGGAGCTATCGTTAAAAGATATACGCCTGGCATTGTTATACGCTTTGGTAAATCTTTTTGCTGAAGGCATTATTTATGGAATTGCATTAAAGCTATATTTTTACTGCTATTTAAAAGCGGAAATTCCGGTAATATCCATTCCTGTGATCAATAAATGGATATCGTGTGTCCCTTCATATGTAATTACGCTCTCCAGATTCATCATATGGCGCATGATGCTGTATTCACCGGTAATACCCATTGCTCCTAATATCTGGCGGGCTTCCCTGGCCACGTTTAGAGCCATGGCTACATTGTTTCGCTTGGCCATAGATATCTGGGCTGAAGTTGCTTTCCCTTCGTTACGTAGCACTCCAAGGCGCCAGGCGAGAAGCTGGGCTTTGGTGATCTCTGTGATCATTTCAGCAAGTTTTTTCTGCTGCAGCTGGAACCCGGCAATAGGTTTTCCAAATTGCATTCTTTCTTTTGCATATCGTAATGCAGTATCATAACAATCCATTGCTGCACCTATGGTTCCCCAGGCTATCCCGAAGCGGGCAGAATCAAGGCACCCCAGGGGAGCTCCAAGTCCGCTTTTATTGGGAAGCAAATTCTCTTTAGGAACTTTTACGTTGTCAAAGATCAACTCTCCGGTTGCACTGGCACGTAAAGACCATTTATTGTGGGTTTCGGGGGTAGAAAACCCTTCCATACCACGTTCTACTACCAGGCCGTGGATCCTGTCATTTTCATCTTTGGCCCAAACCACTGCTACATCGGCAAAAGGGGAATTGGAGATCCAGAGCTTTGCTCCGTTGAGTAAATAATGATCTCCTTTATCTTTAAAATTGGTGGTCATTCCGCCGGGATTGGAACCGTGATCTGGCTCTGTAAGCCCAAAACAGCCCATCCATTCCCCGCTGGCGAGTTTTGGAAGGTATTTTTTGCGTTGTTCCTCGTTTCCGTATTTATAGATAGGATACATCACCAGGGAAGATTGTACAGAAGCTGTGGAGCGCACCCCGCTGTCGCCCCGTTCAATTTCCTGCATAATGAGCCCATAAGAAATCTGGTCCAGTCCCGCGCCGCCATATTCCTCAGGGATATAAGGGCCAAAAGCCCCAATTTCAGCAAGACCATTTATGATTGATTTTGGAAATTTCGCATCCTGTGCTGCCTCTTCAATAATTGGGGAAACATCGCGCTTTACCCATTCGCGGGCAGCATCACGCACCATTTTATGTTCGTCAGTAAGCAGGTCGTCAAGGTTATAATAATCGGGGGCCTGAAATAGATCTGGTTTCATTGTTAATTATTTATTGTTATTCTGAAGAGTAAATTTAAGGAAACTGCAATTAGGGACAAGCAGTATTTTCAGTGGAATTTCTAAAACCGGTTATTAATATGGTTTATTATTGGGGTTTCTTGTAGTTCTTGCCTGATGGTCTATCTTATCATTATTAGAAAACTCTAACCGTCAAGTATTAATTGGGTCTCCTGCATATTTATATTCCGTACCTAAAGGCACGGGGATTTGGTATTTATTCTCATAATCCACCCATAAGATGTCCCATACAGAATATTGGCATTGTATTTTTCTTCATACCAAAAGGATTGGGGATATGCTTTTTCTGATTTAAAGTTTAAACGGAGTCTGACGTGTGAGAGTATAAAAAAACATATCCGGCACCGTTTAGTGCTTCAAAGCCCGTTCGATTGCTATGAATTTAGATGCACCTGTTTAAGTGATTTTCTTCAAATTCAAATTTTATATGTCCCGTAGGGACGATATATTGGTAAAATATATAAATATAAATAGAAACCTGTGCCGTAGGTACAGCATATATTTATTCAATTGGTTTAAATATATATTGCTCATCATAATCTACCTCGTGTGTTTGCAAAAGTGCAACATATTCATCCAGAAACGTTTTGGTTTTATGATGTTCTTCCTGATTTTGAATATACCTCATAACGCGGGGTAAATCAGTTTTAGAATAAGAAAAAGCACCATATCCAGATTGCCAGGAAAATTTACCGTTTATAATTCCTTTATTATTTATCCATTTTGAGGAATTTTGTTTTACTTGTTTCATCAAATCAGATAGCGATTGGGTAGGTCGCATACCTATTAAAATATGGATATGATCTGGCATTCCATTTATTTGCAAGACTTTATGGTTGTGATTTTGGATTATTGCGGTAATGTATTTATATAATTCAACCTTCCAGGAATTTTGAATTAAACCTTGTCTGTTTTGTACTGCAAATATAACCTGGATGTGAACTTGTGTATAGGTGTTTGCCATTTTCTGTGTCTATGATTCCGTACCTAAAGGCACGGTGATTGGAGGTTTATTCTCTTTTTCTACCCATATGGTGTTCCCTAGGGGACAAATGTTTAATCTGTAATTTTATTCTCTACCGTTCCATGGGCTGAAGAGATAAAAGACAAATCGCAACTATCAGGGTTTAAATTCAGAAATATAATATAAGCATTATTAAGTCCGGTAGGGACTGTCAAGGGGTAGAAAATTGATATAACCATATAAATCTGTGCCGTTAGGTACCGCATACAGATCCTTAAATTCAACTAAGCATTTTAATGAACCTTTTCGGAAGCCACGGATAAGACGCTGATTCCGGGAAAAATTCCTTCTACATCTTTTGATAAAAATCCTTAACCAGCTCTATATATTCAAGCGTGTATTCATGGCGGGTAATTTCGATGATAAGTTCATCTTCACTTATATCTTTTTCTGAAAATGACAATTGCAGTAAACTTCTTTTAATGGGAGAATCCTGGGTGCCGCGCACTCTGGTGATCCTGCTCGGGAATAAATTGTAGCTTTTGGCTATTTTCAGAAAGTTCACTTCTTCCGTAAAAGGAATGATCACCGCCAGCGCTCCTTGATCTGAAAGGAGGGAAGTCGCATATTCCAGCAGGTCTCCAAAGGGAAGAGAATCTGAGAACCGTGCTAAATTCCTCGATTCGTTTTCGGTCTTATAATTTTCAGCATAAAACGGCGGATTGGAAATTATGAGATCATATTTTTCTTCGTCCTGCATTTCTTCAGCATACTCATCGAGCGATGCATGATAACAAAACAACCGGTCTCCCCAGGGCGAATTTTCAAAATTATCTACGCATTGTTCATACGCATCATCATCTATTTCAATAGCGTCTATAAGCCCTGCATCACTGCGCTGCGCTAACATAAGGCCAATAACCCCTGTTCCGGCGCCAATGTCTAAAATAGAATAAGGATTGTGCAGTTCCACCCATGCGCCAAGCAAAATCCCGTCTGTGCCTATCTTCATCGCACAGCGATCCTGTTCTATTGTGAATTGTTTGAATTTAAATGCCTGGCCGGAGATAGTAGTGAGTATTGAGGAGTGAGTATTGAGTAAAAAACTATTCTATAGAATAAAAAATATAACCTTGAACTTTAATCCTTGAACCTGGAATTTTAACTCCTCCTTATGGGGTAGAGGGATTACAAGTAAATATCAATCAAGCCTTCCGGAGTATCAAAATAAATGGTCTTGTTCTTTTTGTCAACTTTGGAGATGAAATCATCATTTACCGGAATAAGGATCTCTTTTCCGTAGTGCTCAATTTCAAATAAGGGTTGTGCCCGGTTGTCGTTAATGCTTTTAATTACGCCAATCTTTCCGTAGTTGATATCATCAGCAGTATATCCAATAACCTCGTGGAAGTAGAATTTATCGTCTTCCAGTTCAGGAAGTTCAGAGAGTGGCAGGTAGATGTCGCAACGCATAAGTTCATCGGCATCATCCTCGGTATCCATATCTTCAAATTTAACCCGTAGCAGGTCGCTTTTATGAAGGGAACTTTTTAAAATAAAATATGGAACCAGATTGTCGTTGTAGTCAACGAAAACCGATTCCATATTTGTGTAAGCTTCGGGTTCATCGGTATCGAGTTTAATCAAGACCTCTCCCTTAAAACTGAATTTACTAACGATAGTACCCAAATAGAAACATTCCTCTTTAGTCATCGCCAGTGAAGTAAATTAAGCTTCTTTTTTCTCTTCTGCAGCAGCCTCTTCAGCAGTTTCTGCACCTTCGTTCACAACTTCTTCTTCAGCTTCACCTTTTTCTGCTTTAGCAGCAGCTTCGGCAGCTTCATTAGCGGCAGTTTCACGTTTTGTATTTGCTTCTTTTTCGGCTTCAAGAGCTTTTTTCTTGGCAGCTTCCTGCTCTTTGCTCAAACCATCTTTTTTAGCAGATACTTTGTCTTCTTTTTCATTCACCCAGGCCTGGAATTTCTCTTCGGCTTGTTCTTCAGTAAGAGCTCCTTTTTTCACACCACCGGTAAGGTGATTTTTAAGAAGGACGCCTTTGTAAGATAGAATGGCACGGGCAGTATCAGTTGGCTGCGCTCCGTTTTGTAACCATTTTACCGCACCGTCAACATCAAGCTCGATAGTTGCAGGATTGGTGTTAGGATTGTAAACACCTATTTTTTCAAGGTATCTTCCGTCACGTGGTGAACGGGAATCGGCAGCGATGATCCAGTAAAAAGGTTTTCCTTTTTTACCGTGTCTTTGTAATCTAATTTTTACAGGCATAATGATTAATTTGTGAGGTCCCCGACCTCTGTTATTAATAAGGGCGCAAAGATACTATATTATTTTAATCAAGACATAGTTTTCTGACTTAAAGATAAATAAAAAAATAAAGTTACAAAACGGGTGTGGAGGCCAACCTGAATCTAAAGAAATTTAACTCTGGCTCGCAAAATTCCCAGCCTATGTTAAAACCAACCTTAAGGAATATTAAACCCTGTTAAATAGTGTGATAAGCTTACAGGGAGCTTGTAAATTTGGGAGTGTTGAAATTAAAAATCTTTGATTATGAAATATGCTGAAGAAGTTGCAGATAAGTTAAACAACTTGCTGGAAAAAAATTATGATACTGAAAAAGGGTATAAATATGCTGCCGAAAATGTAGAGAATCCGGAATTGAAATCATTCTTTAATGAAAGAGCACAAGAACGATACGATTTTGGCCACGAGTTAAAATCTGAAATTAGAAATTTTGGAGAAAGCCCTGAAAAAGGTTCCAGTTTTACCGGAGATGTGATGCGGTCCTGGATGAATTTAAAAAGCCATATTTCTCCAAATAAAGAAGAAGCCATCCTGGAGGAAACTATAAGAGGAGAAAAAGCCGCGGTAGAAGAGTATAATGAGGTAATGAAAGATGTTGATATGCCGCCTTCTACACAAAATGTTCTAATGAAACAGCGTAATGCCATAACCGCAGCATTAAATAAAGTACAATCATTGGAGTTAAGAGCTTCCAATAAATAAAAATTGAGTTTGAATTAGCCGAAAACCTTCCAGGTTGTGTGATAGCGCATAATCTGGAAGGTTTTTTTATTTATTCAAATATTTAGTTAATAAATCCTCCCCGGGTCTTCCCTGTCAACGTGTAAATTTTATTATTTTTAAGCCGAAAGTTTGTCCCTCAACTTCCGGTTGCCCATCCCTGATAATCAGCCGGAAATAAAATATTCCATATTACATGTACCTGATTTTTGATACTGAAACTACCGGCCTTCCCAAGAGATGGGATGCACCACTTACAGATTTTGACAACTGGCCGCGGTGTATTCAAATTGCCTGGCAGTTGCATGATGAAATGGGGAACCTCATAGAGAATCAGGATTATCTTGTAAAGCCAACCGGTTTCAATATCCCTTTTGATGCTGAAAAAATTCATGGGATCTCTACCGGGCTTGCTGAAGAAGAAGGAATTCTTTTAACCGAAGTTTTGGAGAAATTCCGGATCGCCCTGAGCAGGACAAAATTTGTGGTGGGCCAGAATGTAGGATTTGACCTTAATATTATGGGCGCCGAATACCTGCGGGAAGGCCAGGAAAATCCGCTGGAAAATTTTCCTGTGCTGGATACCTGTACAGAGAAAACAGCCGAATTCTGTAAACTTCCCGGTGGCCGCTACGGCAAATTTAAACTGCCAACCCTTACAGAGCTTCATCAGGAGCTTTTTTCGCAACCATTTGCCGAAGCACATAATGCCACTGCCGATGTGGAAGCAACCACCCGTTGTTTCCTGGAGCTTATAAGAAAAGAGGTCTTTACAAAAGAAGAACTCGATGTTCCCACGGACTATTTTCAAAATTTTTCAGAAGCCAATCCAAAACCTATTCAGCTTATAGGTTTAAAACATATCAATCTTAAAAAAGCTTCCGAAGAAATAAGGAAAAAACTTCAGAAGGCCGAAGGCGTTGAGGTTATATCTTCCGAAGAAATAAAGGAAAACCTTGAAAAACTGGATGAGGTAAGGTTTTCACATTTGCACAATCATTCCCAGTTTTCAATTTTACAATCTACTATGAGTATTCCCGCACTTATCCAGGCTGCGGGAAATGAAAATATGCCCGCCGTAGCACTTACAGACCATGGTAATATGATGGGTGCCTTTCATTTTGTGAAGGAAGTTGGCAATTATAACAGGGGGATAAAAGCCAAAAATGAGGCTGCCCTGGCTAACAATGAACCCGCCACGGCCAGGCCTTTAAAGGCAATTTTGGGCTGTGAGTTCTTTGTATGTGAAGACCACACAGATAAAAGCCGGAAAGATAACGGTTACCAGGTGGTGATCCTGGCCAAGAACAAACAGGGCTATCACAATCTGGCTAAAATGGCCTCCATTGCCTATACAGAGGGTTTTTATTACGTCCCGCGTATAGACAGGGAAGTGATCAAAAAATATAAGGATAACCTAATTGTTCTTACCGGGAATCTTTATGGGGAAGTTCCGGGAAAGATTTTGAACGTAGGTGAAAACCAGGCAGAGGAAGCTTTGATCTGGTGGAAAGAAACATTTGGCGAAGACCTCTATATCGAATTAATGCGGCATAACCAGGAGGAGGAGAACCGGGTGAACGAGGTGCTGTTGCAATTTTCCAAGAAACACGATGTAAAAATTGTTGCTACCAATAATACCTATTATCGCGCCCAGGAGGATGCCAATGCTCACGACATTTTACTCTGTGTAAAAGATGGGGAAAAGCAGGCCACTCCTATAGGCCGTGGCCGTGGGTATCGTTATGGAATGCCGAATAACGAATATTATTTTAAGACAGATGCAGGGATGAAATCCCTGTTTAAGGACCTCCCGGAGGCAATTTCCAATATTCAGGAGGTTGTAGATAAAATAGAATCTTATGAGCTGGCCCGGGATGTATTGTTACCTGCCTTTGATATTCCTGCGGAATTTCTGGTGGAAGAAGACAAAATTGATGGTGGTAAGAGAGGTGAAAATGCCTATTTAAAGCATATAACCTATGAAGGCGCCAAAAAGCGATATCCAGAGATTACCGAGGAAATCAGGACCAGGCTGGATTTTGAACTTAGTGTAATTGAAAAAACGGGGTATCCCGGGTACTTTTTGATTACCGAAGATTTTATAAGGGCTGCACGGCAAATGGATGTTTCGGTGGGCCCGGGTAGGGGATCGGCAGCGGGAAGTGTGG encodes the following:
- the rimM gene encoding ribosome maturation factor RimM (Essential for efficient processing of 16S rRNA), whose amino-acid sequence is MTKEECFYLGTIVSKFSFKGEVLIKLDTDEPEAYTNMESVFVDYNDNLVPYFILKSSLHKSDLLRVKFEDMDTEDDADELMRCDIYLPLSELPELEDDKFYFHEVIGYTADDINYGKIGVIKSINDNRAQPLFEIEHYGKEILIPVNDDFISKVDKKNKTIYFDTPEGLIDIYL
- a CDS encoding metallophosphoesterase family protein, with protein sequence MPSAKRFTKAYNNARRISFNDSSKFIIFSDCHRGNNSFADDFAKNKNSYFHALRHYYKHGFTYCELGDGDELWENLTFESIFEAHKNVYQLLKLFYSEGRLHRILGNHDMVYANQDYVEKHLYSYIDTATEEEKPLFPGITFPEALVLTHEETKQELFMVHGHQADGLSYYLWKVDRFMVRVLWRQLQIFGIGDPTSPARNNIELNKVERRTKKWIISNNNRFTITGHTHRPRFPSPGQIPYFNDGSCVHPRAITGLEIENGEISLVKWEIATTEEGYLKAIRVILAGPQKLISYQ
- a CDS encoding Mrp/NBP35 family ATP-binding protein, encoding MKLNRKDILRALETISVSGEGKNMVESGAVQNVMTFGDEVVVDLVLTTPALHIKKRAEVDILSVIHKEVYEKAKVKVNIKVESPEKTTIKGKAIPGISNIIAVASGKGGVGKSTITANLAVSLAKMGFRVGLLDADIYGPSMPMMFDVEAEKPLSVNVDGKSKMKPVENYGVKILSIGFFTQPNQAVVWRGPMAAKALNQMIFDAAWGELDFMLIDLPPGTGDIHLSIMQSLPITGSVIVSTPQNVALADAKKGVAMFQQESINVPVLGIIENMAYFTPAELPENKYYIFGKHGAKNLADDLGIPFLGELPLVQSIREAGDIGRPAALQVATPLEAAFEKITQNVVQETVNRNTSLPPTEAIKITTMAGCSAVKKK
- a CDS encoding acyl-CoA dehydrogenase family protein — encoded protein: MKPDLFQAPDYYNLDDLLTDEHKMVRDAAREWVKRDVSPIIEEAAQDAKFPKSIINGLAEIGAFGPYIPEEYGGAGLDQISYGLIMQEIERGDSGVRSTASVQSSLVMYPIYKYGNEEQRKKYLPKLASGEWMGCFGLTEPDHGSNPGGMTTNFKDKGDHYLLNGAKLWISNSPFADVAVVWAKDENDRIHGLVVERGMEGFSTPETHNKWSLRASATGELIFDNVKVPKENLLPNKSGLGAPLGCLDSARFGIAWGTIGAAMDCYDTALRYAKERMQFGKPIAGFQLQQKKLAEMITEITKAQLLAWRLGVLRNEGKATSAQISMAKRNNVAMALNVAREARQILGAMGITGEYSIMRHMMNLESVITYEGTHDIHLLITGMDITGISAFK
- a CDS encoding NAD(P)/FAD-dependent oxidoreductase; the protein is MIKTDILIIGAGPTGLFAVFEAGLLKLKCHLIDALPQPGGQCSEIYPKKPIYDIPGFPEVLAGDLVTNLMEQIKPFDPGFTLGDRAETLEKQDDGSFIVTTSRGVKHYAPVVVIAGGLGSFEPRKPPIPVISNYEDKGVAYIIRDPEVYRDKTVVIAGGGDSALDWSIFLSGVAREVSLVHRRNDFRGALDSVEKVEELSKIGKINLITGAEVVDLKGEDHLEAVVIRHSGEASHEEVKTVDHFIPLFGLSPKLGPIGDWGLEIEKNAIKVDNSYDYQTNIPGVYAIGDVNTYPGKLKLILCGFHEAAIMCQSAYQRIFPEKRYVMKYTTVSGIDGFDGSRKEAKREVVKSIN
- a CDS encoding 30S ribosomal protein S16, translating into MPVKIRLQRHGKKGKPFYWIIAADSRSPRDGRYLEKIGVYNPNTNPATIELDVDGAVKWLQNGAQPTDTARAILSYKGVLLKNHLTGGVKKGALTEEQAEEKFQAWVNEKEDKVSAKKDGLSKEQEAAKKKALEAEKEANTKRETAANEAAEAAAKAEKGEAEEEVVNEGAETAEEAAAEEKKEA
- a CDS encoding NifU family protein, encoding MTSEEIRLNVERALTEIRPFLQRDGGDISLVSIEDDRLVKVQLLGACVGCHVNTMTLKSGVEMTIKRYVPQIEEVVNVEKGK
- a CDS encoding ferritin-like domain-containing protein, producing the protein MKYAEEVADKLNNLLEKNYDTEKGYKYAAENVENPELKSFFNERAQERYDFGHELKSEIRNFGESPEKGSSFTGDVMRSWMNLKSHISPNKEEAILEETIRGEKAAVEEYNEVMKDVDMPPSTQNVLMKQRNAITAALNKVQSLELRASNK
- a CDS encoding tRNA1(Val) (adenine(37)-N6)-methyltransferase; the protein is MSGQAFKFKQFTIEQDRCAMKIGTDGILLGAWVELHNPYSILDIGAGTGVIGLMLAQRSDAGLIDAIEIDDDAYEQCVDNFENSPWGDRLFCYHASLDEYAEEMQDEEKYDLIISNPPFYAENYKTENESRNLARFSDSLPFGDLLEYATSLLSDQGALAVIIPFTEEVNFLKIAKSYNLFPSRITRVRGTQDSPIKRSLLQLSFSEKDISEDELIIEITRHEYTLEYIELVKDFYQKM
- a CDS encoding 2Fe-2S iron-sulfur cluster-binding protein, giving the protein MSDIKITIIDREGEAHLVDAPTDMNMNLMEVIRAHELAPEGTLGICGGMAMCASCQCYMLSHDHLLPEKKYEEEDMLDQAFFVQENSRLSCQIFINKELEGLEVKIAPEAT
- the tnpA gene encoding IS200/IS605 family transposase; amino-acid sequence: MANTYTQVHIQVIFAVQNRQGLIQNSWKVELYKYITAIIQNHNHKVLQINGMPDHIHILIGMRPTQSLSDLMKQVKQNSSKWINNKGIINGKFSWQSGYGAFSYSKTDLPRVMRYIQNQEEHHKTKTFLDEYVALLQTHEVDYDEQYIFKPIE